The genomic segment ATTTTTATAATCGAATGCTACTATAAGTGTACTTCCTTCTAAAACTATTTGACCATGACTATTTTCTACATTATAGATAAAATTTAATGATGTTTTTTTTATATTTAATTGCTTTACTATTACCTTTAATTCTTCACCTAAAAAAATTTCGCCTTTGTAATTAACATGAGCATCTTTTTGAATAGTTCCTACATTTTCTCCTACATTAACTTCAGACACACCTAAACTTTTGAACAAATCTATTCTAGCTTGTTGAAATAATATTAAAGCTCTTTCATTTCCCATATGCCCACCGTAATTAATATCTGATATAGTTACCTTATAATTTATAAAAAACATATTTAATCCCTCCTTATTTTCATTATAACAATATTTCTTATTTGTTGTTATTTTTCTTTTTTATTATGATATAATTAAAATTATATTTTTGAGGTGTTGTTATGTTTGAATTAGCTAGTAAACTTTTTAATACTCTTGGTTATATAATCGCCATTGCTTTCTTCTTTTGTCGATTTAAAAGTGCCAAAAGTATTTTTAATAGAGAAAAATATACAAAGAAGGACACTCTTTTATTATCTTTAGTTTTTTCAGGTTTATCTATTTTAGGTACATATATTGGTGTCGAATATAGAGGGGCTATTGCTAATACCAGAAATATTAGTATTGTAGTTGGAGGCTTATTAGCTGGTCCTGAAGTTGCTATTATTTCTAGCATTATAGCTGGAATACATCGAGCCTCTATTGAAGTCAGTAGATTAACTGCTATCCCTTGTGCTATTGCTACTGTTTTAGGTGGTATTATCACTTGTTTTTTATATAAAAAAGCTAATGCTAGTAATAGGTCTCTTTTAGGCTTTTTTGCAGGAGTTTTAATTGAAAATTTTAGTATGCTTCTTATTATCCTTTTAGCTCAAGATAAAGTTTTAGCTATAGATATTGTTAAAAATCTCTACCTTCCTATGATATTTGTCAATGGTGTAGGTGTTGCTGTTATCATCATTATCACAGAAGAAATTTTAGAAGAAAAAGAAAGAGAAGCTGGTACTCAAGCAAAATTAGCTCTTGAAATTGCTAATAAAACTCTTCCATTTTTTAAAAAAGGTGAATCTTTAGATGAAATTTGTAAAATTCTTTTAGAATCTTTAAAAGCTGAGATTGTTGTTATAACTAATAAAGAATCTATAATAGCCAGCTCTTCCAAAGCTAGTAATCTTTTTCTTAAACATCAAGAAATACAAAGTAATGCTACAAAAAAAGTTTTAACCTCTGGAGAAATTTTAATTTTTGATAGAAACAGTGGATTTAATGACTTTTCATATTCAGAAGAAATTATCAGATCTTGTATAATAACTCCACTATTTCAAGATGAAAAAGTCTCAGGTACTTTAAAAATTTATTTTAAAAACAATGAAAAAATTGCAGCTCGAAAAAAATATCTTGCTATCGGTTTATCTCAGTTAATCTCAACTCAATTAGAAATTAGTAAAATTGAAAATTTGAAAGCTATGGCTAGAGATGCTGAATTGAAAGCTCTTCAAAACCAAATAAATCCTCATTTTTTATTTAATGCTTTAAATACAACAGCATCTTTCGTTAGATTTAATCCTTCTAGAGCTAGAGAAATTATAATTGATCTTTCTACGTATTTAAGACATAATTTAGAAAATTCAACCAAACTAGTTCCATTGAAAAAAGAACTCGAACAAGTTAAAGCTTATATTAACATTGAAAAGGCAAGATTTCAAAATAGATTTGAAGTTATTTATGATTTTGATGAAAATTTAGACGATGTCCGTATTCCTAGTTTAACTATTCAACCTCTTGTTGAAAATAGTATTAAACATGGTATTTTAAAGCAAAGAGAAAGTGGGATTGTAAAAATAACTATAAAAAAAGAGGCAACAAAATATTTAATATCTATCGAAGATAATGGTATAGGTATTGATGAAAACATTATAAGTAATCTAAATAAAAAAATTGAAAAAAATATTGGTTTAAAAAATGTTCATAATCGTTTGAAACTTTTATATGGAAAAGGACTAGTTATTGAAAGATTAAAAAAAGGAACTAAAATATCATTTTATATTGATCAGGAGGATGCATAATGCTTAGTTGCATAATTGTTGAAGATGAATTTCCTGCTAGAGAGGAATTAAAATTTTTTATTAATAGTAATAATAATTTTCAAATTGATAAAGAATTTGAAAATCCAATAGACGCTCTAAAATATATTGAAAAAAATAATGTTGACGTTGTTTTCCTTGATATAAATATGTCAGAATTAGATGGAATGAGTTTAGGAAAAATAATTCATAAATTTAATAAAAATATCAAATTAGTTTTTACTACAGCTTATAGAGAATACGCTGTCGATGCTTTTGAAATAAAGGCTTTTGATTATATTCTAAAACCATATTCAGAAGAAAGAATTATAAAGGCTTTAGATAATTTAGTAGAAGAATTTACTGATACTAACAAAAATGGATCTTCTAAAGAATTTAGTGTGAAAAAATTAACTGTAAATCTTGATTCTAAAATGTTTGTTTTATCCATAGAAGATATACTTTATATTGAAGCTGATGAAAAAGAAACTCATATTTTTACAAAAGATAATATGTATTTTTCTAAACTTAAGATATCTCAATTAGAAAACATTTTATCTGAAAATATTTTTTTTAGATGTCATCGTTCATATATTGTAAATCTTGATAAGATTATCGAAGTAGAACCTTGGTTTAATGCCACTTACATCCTAAAAGTTTCTAATTGTAATTTTAAAATCCCTGTTAGTAGAAACCACGTAAAAAAACTTAAAGAAATTTTAACTATTCGATAAAAAAAGAGAGTATAAACTCTCTTTTTTTAAGCTTTAACTGTTTCTTTATTATTTATCTTTTTTAAGAATAAAATTAATGCTAGTATTGCCCCTACTATTCCAACAACGTATCCCACAGTTTCTGATAATTTAAACCCTTCTGGTGCTATTAAAATATATGTCGTAACAACAGCTGTCATAAACGTTCCTGGTATTGTGGCAATCCAGTGATTTTTGCCTTCATTTGCTAAGTAAACAGCCCCCGCCCATAAAGCTATAGTTGCTAATGTTTGATTTGACCAAGCAAAATATCTCCAAATTATTGCGAAATCTATAAAACATAATCCTATTCCAACTGCGAATAAAGGAACAGCTATAACAAATCTATTTTTTATAGGTCCTTGTTTATAATTTATAGCATCTGCTATTGCTAATCTTGCACTTCTAAATGCTGTATCTCCTGAAGTTATTGGACATGCTACAACACCTAACAGAGCAAGAGCTCCTCCAACTTTACCTAAAATACTATTTGAAATTGTATTAACTACAACACCTGCTGGCCCTGCGTTCATTAATCCTTCTGTTCCTCCAAAGAAAGTCATCGCTGCTGCTGCCCAAACTAATGCAATTACTCCTTCTGCTATCATTGATCCATAAAATATACGTCTTCCTTCTTTTTCATTTCTCATACATCTAGCCATTAACGGTGATTGTGTTGCATGAAATCCTGAAATTGCTCCACAAGCTATTGTTATAAATAAATATGGATATATTGATGTACCTTTTGGATGTAGATTAATCATTGATATTTCAGGAATATTGTATCCTTCTATAATTAATCCCCCTCCAATACCTATTCCCATTATTATTAAAGAAGCTCCAAAGATAGGATATATTTTTCCAATTAATTTATCTATTGGTAAAATTGTTGCTAATAAGTAATAAGCAACTATTATAGCTACCCATGTTAGTGTATTTATACTTGTCATACTAGCTAATATTCCTGCCGGTCCATTTACAAATACAACTCCAACTAAAACTAGCAATACAACTGAAAATACTCTCATTATTTTTTTTGCATTTTCTCCTAAATAATGTCCAACTATTTCAGCAATTGTAGCTCCATCATGTCTTACAGAAAGCATTCCAGAAAGATAATCATGCGTTGCTCCTGCAAAGATACATCCGAAAACAATCCATAAAAATGCTGCTGGTCCCCATAAAGCTCCTGCTACAGCTCCAAAGATAGGACCTAATCCTGCTATATTTAAAAATTGTATTAAAAATGCTTTTTTCCAATCTAACTCAACGTAATCAACACCATCTGCTAAACGTACTGCTGGAGTTTCTTTTTTTTCATTTGCTCCAAATACTTTTTCTACATATTTACCATATATTATGTACCCCAATATTAAAGCTATCAACGATCCAATAAAACTAATCATTTTAAACCTCCCTATTTATTTTCTTACAATAATTATAATTCTATTATTGAAAAAAAATAACTATTTTAGAATAAAATGATGTTTTTATAGCTTAAATTGTCTTTTTTTATTCTTTATTTGCATTTTTAAGATTTAAAATTTTCAATGTTGTTGTTGTAAAAGCAACTATACTTATAACTGGACCTATTATTATTCCAATTATAGGAATAAAATATATTATTGTAAAAATTGCTCCTCCTAAAATAAATGTTATTCTATTTTCTTTCATAAACTTTAAACTTTCTTCAGCAGAATATTTTCGTCTCTCTAATGTATAGTCAACAAAATTGTATGAAATAAAATAACTCTGAATTATAAAAATTAAAACTGGAACAAAAATATTTACTATAGGAACAATACCTAAAACAATTGCTATAAGTGTGTAAATCATTTCTTTAAAAAAACTTTTTGATGCTATTTTTAATCCTCTCAGTATAAATTTTATATTATCTTTAAATGTAAAATTATATTCTGTCCCCTCTTTATAATTTTCAACCTTTTCTGAAATGTAACTAAAAAAAGGAGCTAAAATTCCCAATAATATAGCTTTAAAAAAGAAATATTCTATACTTACCATTATAACTCTAATTATAAAAATAATTATCCATTTTAATAAACCTGCGTATTTTTGAATTCTAAATATCAAATTTAACTTTTCAAATATCCAGCTCCCTACATAAGAAGAAATCCAATAAAAAAATAATAAAATAATTATCCCTACAAGTCCACCTATAAAATATCCCCAAGTTAATTTCAATTCCTTTATTATTTTATGAGCTTCTAAATAACTTTCTAACATAAATTTTATTTTTTTCACTCTATATTTCCCTCCTTAAATTTTCTTGTTATATACTATTAATAGTATATAACAAAAAAAGGCTTAAAAGCCTTTTTATTGTTGATATATATTTATTTCAACTCTTCTATTTAATGCTCTTCCTTCTGAAGTTGCATTAGAAGCTACTGGATTTCTATCTCCGTACCCTACACTTGAAATTCTACTTGGTGAAACTCCTTGAGCCGCTAAATAATTAGCTACACTTTGAGCTCTCTGTAAAGATAAGTTTAAGTTTGAATTTGGATTTCCCGTATTATCAGTGTATCCTGAAACTTGAATCTTTGTTTCTGGGTATTTATTCATAATGTAAGCTATTGAGTTTAAAGGAGCATAAAATCCTCCATTTAATACTGCACTTCCACTCTTAAATGATGATTCTCCAGGTAATCTTAAGTTTATGTTGTCTTTATTATTAGTAACCGTTATATTTGTACTTTGTAGTGCATTCATAAATTCCTTATACTGAGCATCTTTATATGCTCCCCAACCTAATCCTGCTAATGCTCCTATCCCAGCTCCAATCAATGTACCTTTTGTATCTTTTCCTACTAATTGACCAATTAGAGCTCCTGCTGCTGCCCCTTTTACAGTACTGCCAGCTTTCTTATTTCCAGCATTATTAGTTGTAGCAGTACATGCTCCTAATAGTGATGTCGTTAATAATAACATAGCAATTATTTTTTTGTTTCTCATTGTTGATCCTCCTATAAATGATACTATAGCATATTATCTAATATCTACAGCAACATGTCAAGAAGGTATATTATTTTTCTTTGCTTTTATACTATTTATGTATTACTTTGCACCTAAAGCTGCCATAGTAATATAGTTATATGGCTGATTGAAGTGTGGTAAGAAGAAGATATCTAATAATTTTATCTTGTCAATTGTTACTTTCTCTTGAATTGCCAATGAGAACATATGGATTCCCATTGAAATATCCTGTCTTGATGCCATTTGAGCACCTAAAACTCTTCTTGTATTTTTATCATAAACAATTTTTAATAAAACCTCTTCGTTATCGTGCTCTATAAATCCAGGTTTTTGTAAATCATTAAATTCAGTTGCTATTGCATCATATCCTAGTGCTTTAGCTTTCTCTAAAGTTAAACCTGTTGAAACCATATTTAATCCATATATAGAAATTCCGTTTGACCCTTGCACTCCAATACTTTCTAATTTTGTACCACATGCATTATGAGCTGCAACAATACCTGAACGAACTGCATTTGTTGCTAAAGCGATATAATTTGTATCTTCAATAGAATTATCATAAACCGTTGCACAGTCTCCTATAGCATATACATCTTTTTCACTTGTCATCTGAGTTAAGTCAACTTTATATGATCCATTTTTAAATAATTCTAGTTTATCTTTTCCTAATAAATTATTTGGTACAAATCCAACAGCTAAAATAACCATATCTGCTTTATAAGTTTTTTTATCTGTTATAACTTCTTCTACTTTATCAGTTCCTTTTATTTCTAATACTTTTTCTCCAAAGTTTACATTTATACCGTTTTTTGCTAAATTTTCTGTCATTAAATTTCTAAACTCAGTATCATAGTATCCAGATAAACAACTATCACTTAAATCAACTAACTCCACATTTTTACCACATCTTTGGAATGCTTCAGCCAATTCAACTCCTATATACCCTGCTCCTACTACAACTATATTTTTTAAATCTTGATTTTCTAATTTTTTTATAACATCTTCAGCATGTTGATATAATTTTACAAACTGAACATTTTTTAAATTTTTTCCTGGAATTGGTAAATCAATTGGTAATGATCCAGTTGATAAAATTAATTTATCATATGTCTCAGAAACAGTTTCCCCATCTTTATTTATTCCGTAAACAATTTTATTGTCATAATCAATTTTTGTTATTTCTGTTTCCATATGAACTTTAGCACCATTACACTCTAACTTTTCTTTTGAAGAATAAAATAGTCCCTCTGGTCCTGAAATTTGCTTTCCTATCCATAAAGCCATTCCACATCCTAGAAAACTAATATTTGAATTTTTATCAAACACTACAACTTCTTCATTTGGATAATTTGATAATATTGTATTAACTGTTGCTGTTCCTGCATGATTTGCTCCTACTACAACTATTTTACTCATAATTTATTCCTCCCATAACTCATTTTAATTTATATTCAACCAAAGTATACCTTTTTAGTATTTTAAAGTCAATTCTTTTTAAGTGTAATTTATAACCTTGTAATTCGTTTTTTTTAATCAAAAAAAGAGAGAAGAAAACTCCTCTCTCTTTTCAACTAAATCAGTCCTAAAAATTGTGAAATAGATATTATTATACATCCAACAGCTAACATACTTACAAATATTTTTAAAATAAACTTTAAATATCTATCATAAGGTACATTAAATAACTCTAATGTACCCATAGTAGTTGCACTTGGATAAAGTCCAGACATAAAATTTATACCTAAAGTAAAAGCAGATATAAGCATAACTTGTCCACCCACTACTCCTATTGTCGAATTTTGGAATAATGCCATTGCTACTGCACCTAATATTGGCATTGTTATCCCTGCAACTCCACTAGTTGATTGTAAGAAACATCCAATTCCCACATATGCTAAAACTGTAGCTACTGAAAATGCCCATCCTGGAATTCCTTGTAATGCATTTTGAATCCAATAAACAAATGTCACTGAAATTCCCGATGTTTTTCCTCCCATTAAAACTGATATTCCGTTAGCGATTGCTAAAACTAAAACTACTCCTAATAAATCTTTAGCACCTGCTGCAAACTCTTTTACAAACTTTTCTTCTGGAATTCTATTTATAAATCCAATTAAAATAGATCCTAAAAAGAAAACAAAAGAAAATTCACCAAAATACCAATCTCCTAAAGGAGTTATATGTTTTGCTCCTAATAAATCACCT from the Candidatus Cetobacterium colombiensis genome contains:
- a CDS encoding acyl-CoA thioesterase: MFFINYKVTISDINYGGHMGNERALILFQQARIDLFKSLGVSEVNVGENVGTIQKDAHVNYKGEIFLGEELKVIVKQLNIKKTSLNFIYNVENSHGQIVLEGSTLIVAFDYKNKKIARFPLEFLKKLELDFK
- a CDS encoding LytS/YhcK type 5TM receptor domain-containing protein, coding for MFELASKLFNTLGYIIAIAFFFCRFKSAKSIFNREKYTKKDTLLLSLVFSGLSILGTYIGVEYRGAIANTRNISIVVGGLLAGPEVAIISSIIAGIHRASIEVSRLTAIPCAIATVLGGIITCFLYKKANASNRSLLGFFAGVLIENFSMLLIILLAQDKVLAIDIVKNLYLPMIFVNGVGVAVIIIITEEILEEKEREAGTQAKLALEIANKTLPFFKKGESLDEICKILLESLKAEIVVITNKESIIASSSKASNLFLKHQEIQSNATKKVLTSGEILIFDRNSGFNDFSYSEEIIRSCIITPLFQDEKVSGTLKIYFKNNEKIAARKKYLAIGLSQLISTQLEISKIENLKAMARDAELKALQNQINPHFLFNALNTTASFVRFNPSRAREIIIDLSTYLRHNLENSTKLVPLKKELEQVKAYINIEKARFQNRFEVIYDFDENLDDVRIPSLTIQPLVENSIKHGILKQRESGIVKITIKKEATKYLISIEDNGIGIDENIISNLNKKIEKNIGLKNVHNRLKLLYGKGLVIERLKKGTKISFYIDQEDA
- a CDS encoding LytR/AlgR family response regulator transcription factor, which encodes MLSCIIVEDEFPAREELKFFINSNNNFQIDKEFENPIDALKYIEKNNVDVVFLDINMSELDGMSLGKIIHKFNKNIKLVFTTAYREYAVDAFEIKAFDYILKPYSEERIIKALDNLVEEFTDTNKNGSSKEFSVKKLTVNLDSKMFVLSIEDILYIEADEKETHIFTKDNMYFSKLKISQLENILSENIFFRCHRSYIVNLDKIIEVEPWFNATYILKVSNCNFKIPVSRNHVKKLKEILTIR
- a CDS encoding carbon starvation CstA family protein: MISFIGSLIALILGYIIYGKYVEKVFGANEKKETPAVRLADGVDYVELDWKKAFLIQFLNIAGLGPIFGAVAGALWGPAAFLWIVFGCIFAGATHDYLSGMLSVRHDGATIAEIVGHYLGENAKKIMRVFSVVLLVLVGVVFVNGPAGILASMTSINTLTWVAIIVAYYLLATILPIDKLIGKIYPIFGASLIIMGIGIGGGLIIEGYNIPEISMINLHPKGTSIYPYLFITIACGAISGFHATQSPLMARCMRNEKEGRRIFYGSMIAEGVIALVWAAAAMTFFGGTEGLMNAGPAGVVVNTISNSILGKVGGALALLGVVACPITSGDTAFRSARLAIADAINYKQGPIKNRFVIAVPLFAVGIGLCFIDFAIIWRYFAWSNQTLATIALWAGAVYLANEGKNHWIATIPGTFMTAVVTTYILIAPEGFKLSETVGYVVGIVGAILALILFLKKINNKETVKA
- a CDS encoding EI24 domain-containing protein, giving the protein MKKIKFMLESYLEAHKIIKELKLTWGYFIGGLVGIIILLFFYWISSYVGSWIFEKLNLIFRIQKYAGLLKWIIIFIIRVIMVSIEYFFFKAILLGILAPFFSYISEKVENYKEGTEYNFTFKDNIKFILRGLKIASKSFFKEMIYTLIAIVLGIVPIVNIFVPVLIFIIQSYFISYNFVDYTLERRKYSAEESLKFMKENRITFILGGAIFTIIYFIPIIGIIIGPVISIVAFTTTTLKILNLKNANKE
- a CDS encoding OmpA family protein; this encodes MRNKKIIAMLLLTTSLLGACTATTNNAGNKKAGSTVKGAAAGALIGQLVGKDTKGTLIGAGIGALAGLGWGAYKDAQYKEFMNALQSTNITVTNNKDNINLRLPGESSFKSGSAVLNGGFYAPLNSIAYIMNKYPETKIQVSGYTDNTGNPNSNLNLSLQRAQSVANYLAAQGVSPSRISSVGYGDRNPVASNATSEGRALNRRVEINIYQQ
- the nox gene encoding H2O-forming NADH oxidase, which encodes MSKIVVVGANHAGTATVNTILSNYPNEEVVVFDKNSNISFLGCGMALWIGKQISGPEGLFYSSKEKLECNGAKVHMETEITKIDYDNKIVYGINKDGETVSETYDKLILSTGSLPIDLPIPGKNLKNVQFVKLYQHAEDVIKKLENQDLKNIVVVGAGYIGVELAEAFQRCGKNVELVDLSDSCLSGYYDTEFRNLMTENLAKNGINVNFGEKVLEIKGTDKVEEVITDKKTYKADMVILAVGFVPNNLLGKDKLELFKNGSYKVDLTQMTSEKDVYAIGDCATVYDNSIEDTNYIALATNAVRSGIVAAHNACGTKLESIGVQGSNGISIYGLNMVSTGLTLEKAKALGYDAIATEFNDLQKPGFIEHDNEEVLLKIVYDKNTRRVLGAQMASRQDISMGIHMFSLAIQEKVTIDKIKLLDIFFLPHFNQPYNYITMAALGAK